In Corylus avellana chromosome ca2, CavTom2PMs-1.0, the following proteins share a genomic window:
- the LOC132171350 gene encoding protein LIGHT-DEPENDENT SHORT HYPOCOTYLS 10-like encodes MTCLLNRPRDVIVIFLHCTISYSFTSVPLFPCHFLPKIHNNSPPIIMSSDRRKDSAEGSSRSTGAGNHQQQQQQPAPLSRYESQKRRDWNTFGQYLKNQAPPVSLSQCNCNHVLDFLRYLDQFGKTKVHLHGCVFFGQPDPPAPCTCPLRQAWGSLDALIGRLRAAYEEHGGSPDTNPFGNGSIRVYLREIKECQAKARGIPYKKKKKKRNQIIKPIAIDEAKPSKQAA; translated from the coding sequence ATGACATGTCTCCTCAATAGACCCCGAGATGTGATTGTCATCTTTCTCCACTGCACTATATCCTATTCTTTCACCTCCGTTCCCCTTTTCCCCTGCCATTTCTTGCCAAAAATACACAACAATTCTCCCCCCATAATCATGTCCAGTGACAGAAGAAAAGATTCTGCAGAAGGGTCCTCACGATCCACCGGAGCCGGGAAccatcagcagcagcagcagcagccgGCGCCGTTGAGCCGGTACGAGTCGCAGAAGCGGAGGGACTGGAACACTTTCGGGCAGTACCTGAAGAATCAGGCGCCCCCAGTTTCTCTTTCCCAGTGCAACTGCAACCATGTGCTGGACTTCCTGCGGTACCTCGACCAGTTCGGAAAGACTAAGGTTCATTTACACGGCTGCGTGTTCTTCGGCCAGCCAGACCCACCTGCTCCTTGCACGTGTCCTCTCAGGCAGGCTTGGGGGAGCCTCGACGCTCTAATCGGACGGCTCAGAGCTGCCTACGAGGAGCACGGCGGGTCACCCGACACCAACCCTTTTGGAAACGGATCTATTCGGGTTTATTTGCGTGAAATCAAGGAGTGTCAAGCCAAAGCAAGAGGTATTCcttataagaagaaaaagaagaagaggaatcaAATTATTAAGCCCATCGCCATCGACGAGGCTAAGCCTTCCAAGCAAGCAGCTTAA